CTAGATTTCAGCCACTGCCCGTTCGACCAGACGGCGGGCCAGGGTTTGCACGCCGGTATGCTCATAATAATTGGTCGTCATATCGAGGAAGGCCGCCAGATAGTCAAGCTTGTCATCGGTGATATCAATGTAGCGCTGCAGGCTGCCCGTGATCATCTGTGGTGTCAGACCACGCGAAGCAACAAAGCCTTCCATCCAGCCGCGAACCGAATCAAAACTCTGTCCGACAAATCCCAGCTTTCCGATGGTGTCACCACCTGGAATGTAGCTGCTGATCTTGCTAAACACCGGATTTGAATCAAGATCATAGGCGGAGACAGCCCGAATGGTTGACCCGACTGAACTTAGAAAGTCCGGCCCAAGTGGTACCAATCCATCAACACAGACCAGGGCCGCCATGCGCATCAGCGATTCATTGCCATAATCGGCCAGCCCCCTGACAAAATCGCCAATGCTGTCGCCTGGGATGCCGTTGATTTGAGTGTAGGCAATGAGTTCGACGACAATCTTGAGCGAGAAATCAATCGCCTGCAATTTATCGGCCTTCGGCGTCAACCGATTCAAAAACCCCAAAAATGAAACGCTTTCAGTGACTTTATTGGCCATGGCGGCGGATCCGATCATCCCACCGGCGCTATTGGCGACCTGATACAACCACATGGCCCGTTGATACCCTTCAGCCGGGTCGTTATAGAGATAAATGGCACGTTCGCCAATCTGCTGAATCACATTCTGATCGGTCACGCCCGTAACCGTGCGAATCGTATTTTCAAAACCCACGATGTTTTGCCACTGTCCAGGGACAACAAAATCCAAAGCGTTGAGCAATGACACCGTCATTCCACTGGAAGGCAGTTCGTCAACAATTTCAAAAATCGGCTTGGTCATTGAACCAGATCTCCTTGATTGAATATTTGGTTTCGTTCAGCGGATTAAAATACCAGTGATGAATGATGAATGATGAATGACTAACTCATTGTGAATCAACGAAATATTCTTTTCATACCCCAATCAATTCATTTCACGGTACACATTCGAAATGAAAGATGAACCAATGTGAAGAGTGAAAAATTATTGAATCAATCAAACTCCCTGAACAAGAGGTCTTCATTCTTCATTCTTCATTCTTAATTCAGCGCAGCCAGCCCGGATAAATCAAATTTCTGGAGCCAGGTTTCGCGGTCGGGTTTGGCCAGCGAGGGTCCTTTGGAAATGACTTTGACCTGGAACCGGTCGGCAACCAGGATCGAAGTCGCAATGCCCATATCATCGGCTGGATAGCCACCAATTTTGGCAGTGCTCTTCTTGTATTTATCAGCCGCCGCTGGGTTGCTCACCACATCATTGATTGACAGTTCGGCAACGTCTTTGCCGTCCTTTTTGACTTTGTGAAGTGCAAACCCTTCTTTTTCCTGTGAGGGCACAATGTCATACCCGCTTACATTTTTTGGGAAAAATTTATTGAATTCCCCACCAGCCAGAGGTTTGTCGCCAGCTTTTTTCGGAGATTCCTTCTTCTCTTCAACTTTCTTGGTACTTTCTTCCTGGGCTTTGTCCCAGCGTGAAGGCGGTTTTTCCTCCCCGCCGCCACAGGCAGCAAACAGCAGTGCCAGCACCAGTACCACGAACGTGAGCTTTGCTCGGAAAATGTTCATCTTGGCCTCCTGGATTCAGAAGTTATTCATTAAATTGGGATGATGGAGCCGGTTTGGGAAATCAGGGAAAGGCACATCGGATAGCGTGCCTCGGTTGAGATGGGGCTTTCTATCTGATTCCAAACCGCTTTGCAACTGGATGAAGTCGGGTTCCGGGTTCCGGGTTCCGAGTTCCGAGTTTTCGAAGAGGGCGCGGTTCAAAGCAACAGCGCCCTTACATCCACCCCTCCTTGTCTCGACTACCTATCCCCTATCCGCTACCCCCTATCCGCTATCCCCTTATTCGCGTCACTTCCCAACCGCCTGGCTCACAACACCCGTGAGCCAGCCTTTGCGAATCCATAATTGCTTTGGCGTCGGTTGGTCTACATCCCGAAATGACCACTCACCGCCTGATCCAACCGGAGTGATCAACTCCAGGCCGACATATTTCAACACTCCATTGTAATCCAGCGGCTCAACCCCGCTGACATAGCGCTCGAAGAAGTCTGAAAAGTTGGTTCCGGTGACTTTATTGACCGCCGTCAGAAAATCTTCGGTTCGATACCCTTTCCCCTTTAAATAATAGGTTGTGGCTGGCTGTTCATAAAAAGCTTTGAACATCGAGCGAAACACATCATCCAGCGATTTTGTCCCATTTGTCCGACCTCTGATTTCCAGGTCGAGGAGCAACCCCACGATTTCGCCCTTGTTGTAATAATTGACTGAGGTTCGCCCAAGACTGGTCTCCTGGCGTGTAGGCGCGCCGACAATAAACCACGTGTCCCAGCTTGATTGCTCAACCGACATCAGTTTCCTTCCAGGCAGGCTTTCAAAGTAGCTCATTTGACGGGCAAAAAGCTGGTACATTTGTTCCGGACTGTAGACACCTGACCGCCCCAGGAATAAATCGCCGTAGTAACTCGTCAATCCTTCGGCAATCCAGAGGCTGCGGGTATGGACTTCGCGGCTGTAATCCCATGGCCCAAGTTCAACGGGTCGCAACCGTTTGACGTTCCAGACGTGAAAAAACTCATGCGAGGCCGTTTCAAGCGCTTCGGCTCGTCCATAGGGCGTCTCAAGCGTTGACGAAACGCACACCTGAGTTGAGTTCAAATGTTCCATTCCATCACTGGCTCGGCCAGTTGGGTCAAAATTGATCAAAAACGTGTAGTGTTTATAGTCAGGCGTTCCCATGGTCGCGGTTTGGGCACGGACAATCTGTTCAATCTGCTTCACAAACGTATCTACATCTCCGGTCACACCGCCCGGCTGGTTCATCACCACACGATAGGTTTTGCCATCTACTTCAAATGACCGAACGACCAGTTCGCTGCTGATTTCGGTCGGGGTATCAATCAACAAATCATAGTTGGCAAAGTCAAATTCGTGCTGGCCTTCGCGATCAACCGCGCCGTTCATCACCTTCCATCCGGCTGGCGGATCTATAATCAAATGAACTGGATCCGGCTTGTGATTGACCACATAGGCAAAGACGGAGGCCCCGTTGTAATTGGCATGCTGGCGGTTCACGACGCTGAATGTCCCGGAAAGATCATTTCCAAACACGCGGTATGAAACTTTTAGGTCACGGGCACCTCGGGTCTGGATTCGCCAGGTCTGCTTGTCTATTTTTCCACAAGGCAGGACTTCCCCGCTCCGGGTCTGCGCCGTAAATTCCTGGACATTCTTGGCAAAGTCATAAATGGCATACCGTCCGGGCGACCAGGCAGGCATCGCCACTTCAATCGCTGGCTCGCGGATATTTCCAATCTCAATTGAAATATCAAACAGATGGGCCTCCAGATCAGAAAACCCAACGCGATACGTCAAGGAGCAGGCTTTTCCGGCAGCCGCTTTTTTCTGGGCGAAGGCCGTTTCGGAACTCAGCAGCAACACAACGGCGAGAAGGAGGAAGAAAATCGGGTTCCGGGTTCCGGGTTCCGGGTTCCGGGTTTTCAGAAACTCTTTGGGGCAAGGTTCACAGTACCTGGTATTTGGCATAGGAATATTGGTATCCACCGAAAAACAAGAGTGAAAAGTGACGACGGGTTTTTATTCAAAACTGATGTGAGTTGATGGCTTTTGAATGTGTGTCATCCATCTTACAATGGTTCAGCAACGCTCAACGACCTGTTTATCTGGCATCAGGTCTTTTTTTCGCGGTTTTGCCCTATTTGCTTCAGAACTCAATCTCTTCTGACTGGAGAAGTAATATGTTTCAGCGCCTCAAAGCCACGGTTGTGGTTGGACTCTCAAGTGTCATTTTCCTTCACTGGTCCACAGGAAACCCAAAAGCAGACACTTAAGTCAACGATTTCAGGCAAGAAGTAAAACAACCCCAGAACCCAAAATCTGGAACCCAAAACTCGATTCTGAAAAACCTCAGCCCCGGAGAGAAACGCACTTACCCGATCACACTAGAAACCTATGACTTCTTGTTCATATCCACGTTCGTGGAGCGAACAGACAATCCGAAATTTCCACTCCCGCTGCTTTTATGGTTGGCCGATTGATCGGCGAACATACAATTGATTGGAATAGAACTCAAATTTTGATTCAAGTTGAAGGGATTCTGAAGTTCACGAACCGGAACCCGGAACCCGGCGCCAACCGGGGGTCTTCCGGCCAGGCGTGTTTTGGATAGCGACGGCACAGTTCACGGCGAATTTGTGGATAATGGCGTTCCCAAAATCCAGCTAAATCGGTTGTCACCTGAACTGGACGCTGACTTGGGGCCAGCAGGTGCAGAACAACCGGAATATTGCCGCCACCAATCATCGGCCCAGTTTGCATCCCGAAAAAATCCTGCAATCGTGAGGCGACCCAGGGTTTTTGACCGGGGACGTAGTTGATTTTGACCCGTTTTCGGCCTGAAAGTGATGTAAATTCTGGTGCAAAGCGTTCCACCCAGTCACGTTGTTGCCCAGAAAGGCGCTCACGCAATTGAGCCAGTAAGCCAACCGAATCGTCATCAGCAATCTGGCGCAATTCGGCAAAACTCTTTAACCCATGACACAAATCACCCAGAGCGGCCTTGAGGTCTTCATCAGAAAAAGTCGGGAAGTTCTTTTCAGGAAACGCGGTTCGGACAAACTCAACTCGCGCCAGCCAGCGCTCGATTTTTTCTTGTTCGACAAATCGAAACAGCCCGGCGGCCAGTGCCGCTCGGGCCAGTTCCGCTGCGACTTTTTCGGGATTGGGATTGCGAAGCTGGCTGAAATCAATCACCAACTGGTCAAACTTCATCTGGCTAAAGACATCAACCCGCTGTGTTTCTGGATGAAACACCATTTCTTCGGTTTCAGAAATCCGGTCCGGGAAAAATTCGAGCAGCCATTCTGGCTCAATCGCCGAAGCCACCCGAATGAGTACGCCTTTTCCAGCCTGATTTTCGGCCTGAACTGCCACCAGAAACTCAGCCTGACGCACGGAACTGGTTTCGGCAAGTATTCCTTCACTACCGCTTGAAAGCACAACCTTCTGACTGAATTCTTTTGAATTTCGTGCTCGTCGTCGTCCAACTCGATCTGGAAAGGCCACCAGAACTGCCTTCAACAGGGCTTCATCCAGATTGCCGGGTGGAGAAGCGGAACCGGTGTTTTTACCTGGTGTTATCAGACGGCGTAACTGCTGCCGGGCGCGTTCGACTCGCCGAACTGTTCCGACATCAAGACCCAGCATCCGCACCCGGTCCGGAACAAACCGCATCCGGTCCGCTTCGCAAAAGAGATCAAATTGCTCAAGGACATCGGAGGAAGAGCTCGTTGCACCACGCCGTGATTGAGATGACGAATGGAGTTGCGTGCGTGAGTCCAACCGAATGTCGCGTTCCCCAAGCAGTGCCGCCAGAATGCAGCCTTCCGAAGCAATTCCCTGTCGTTTGGTTTCGACCAGCAAGCGTGAGAAACGCGGATGAAGCGGCAGCGATGCCATTTTCTGACCAGTTTCAGTCAAAGAATTTTCATTATCAGTCGCACCAAGCTGCCGGAGCAATGTATCGGCTGCCGACAATGCGGCTTCGGGCGGTGGGTCAAACCAGTCCAGCGTCGCCGGGTCAATTCCCAGTGCTCGCAATGACAGCACGGTTTCAGCCAGGTCAATCCGTTTGATTTCTGGAAGGTCCTGCTCTGGGCGAGCTTCAAAATCAAACCGGGTAAATAATCGGAGGCATCGCCCGGCACGGGTTCTCCCAGCCCGTCCGGCTCGCTGAATGACCGAAGCGCGACTCACTTTGGCAACTTCAAGCGATGAAAACCCGGTCCAGGGCGACGTTTTGTTGACCCGAGCCAGCCCTGAATCAATCACGGTCACCACACCATCAATGGTGACCGATGATTCGGCCACATTCGTCGCCAGAATGATTTTGGTCTGTTGAGCGGGTCGGACGGCCCGGTCCTGTTCCTCCGGTGTTAAGTCTCCGTGGAGTGGCAGCACCAGCCAGTTGTGGAGTTTCGCCAGCGGTTCACAAGCATCACGACATTTTCTGATTTCGGCGGCGCCTGGAAGGAACACCAGCGCATCGCCATCCAACCCTCGATCACCAGCCAGCGTTTTGAGCGTTCCGGCCACCTGTTCAGCCAGGGGACGATCATCCGCCTGTCTGGCGAACTGGGTTTCCACCTCAAACAGTTTTCCTTCTGATCGCAACACTTCGCAGTTTCCTAGAAAGGCAGCAATCGGCGCTGAATTCAGCGTAGCCGACATCACCACGATCTTCAGGTCAGGTCGTGTAGTTTGCTGCAATCTCTTCAGGAGCGAAATGGCAAGATCGGTCTGAAAGTGACGTTCATGAAACTCATCGAGCACGACGACACTCACCCCAGCCAGTGTCGGATCGGTCAGGAGTCGCCGCAGAAATACACCTTCAGTCACAAAGGTCAACCGGGTTTGGGGGCTCGTCACGTCTTCAAATCGAACCTGATACCCGACCAGACTTCCGACAGCACAGTTTTGTTCTTCGGCAACGTGTCGTGCCGCCATGCGGGCGGCCAGCCGACGTGGTTCAAGCACCAGGACCTGGCCGAAGACGTCGGGCTGAAAAAAACCAGGGCTGAGGGCTCGGGGCTGAAGAAGTTGGGTTGAAGAAGTCGGGTTGATTGCGTGGTGCATCAGCAAAGCTGGAACGCGCGTTGTTTTTCCGGCTCCGGGAGGTGCTTCGAGGATCAGGTTTGAAACGCGATCAAGTGCCGAAAGAATATGTTTGGCAAGGTCGTCAATCGGCAGGTGGGAAATGGACATGAGAGTTTGGAAACAGGGTTCAGGGTTCAGGGTTCAGGGTTCAGGGAAAGACAAGTCTCTGCATGATATAACATTGAATGAAGGGTAAAGCCTGGACCCAGATTATTTTTCCTGATCTATTACCTCAATCACAAAATCCTGGATGAAGGATTGGTCTTTTAATCGTGGACTTGCGATTCGCGCAAATCTTTGTTTTACCTCTCTGACTGAAAAATCCGGTACAACGACGTAGACCCTTGTTTGGTCAGGAAGATCAACCTTTTCAAGTAGTTCAATCTTTCCATCCTGAATACTACCTTCAATTGTCACAACGCTCATTTTTTTCCTCGCTGAAAGACGCAGGGTTTATTGGTTTTGGGAAAAGACAAAACAGACGAAAAGGCTATTTGTTCGAAAACCCGGAACCCGGAACCCGGAACCCGGAACCCGGAACCCGGAACCCGGAACCCGGAACCCGGAACCCGGAACCCGGAACCCGGAACCCGGAACCCGGAACCCGGAAGCTGGAACCCGGAATCCGCAATAAAGGCCAGTGCGCGGCCTTCCTTGTCGGAAAATTCACACCGATTCGTCGCCTGGTACGCCATAAAGAAGATGACAGCCATATAAGTTATCACCGGAACGGTCATACCTCCCAGCCTGGGATAGACAATCATCCCCACTGAAATTCCATAAATCAGAAGCGGAAAATTCCATCCTGAAGGCTGGAGCGGCGAGGCATCGGGCATAAAGGCGGCAATATAAAAGAGATGTGCAATCAGGAAGCTTCCCAGCCCCAGAAGAAACATCAACTCCGAGGCTTTGCCGATCAACAAGATGTCGCCGACAAGCGAGAAAATCAGCCCAATGACGATCATCCGTTTGTAGTGTGCCGAGACTCGCGACTCAGCCTGAGCCGCCAGCCAGATGATGAGCACCATCGTCAACGGCTTGAAGAGCAAAATACCGTACCAGGGGCCGATGGTTTCACACCACAGATGTGCCAGGGCGGAAAGCAAAATCGCAATTGAGAGCTTTGAGGTCAGAGTTTGGGGAGTGTATGACATAAGAGCCTTGGGGTTCAGGGTTCAGGGTTCAGGGTTCAAGGGCATACGCGCCAGGATAAGGATCGGAGTCCTGCAGGGACGGCATTCGATAGCCGGGGTGCACCAGCCCCCGGTCCCGGTCAGGTCAAGACCCAAGCCCTGCAGGGGCGACATAAAAAACAAGCGGATGGTTCAAATTTTCCTTTATTTTAGTGCTTATGGGGGTCAGGGTTTGGTTTAAGATTTCGTTGGTTGCGTTTTATCCAATTGTGATTTGGGCTATTTGATAATAAATCGCTTTATACCAATAACTTATTCTGTCTAGCTAGTCACCATGCCGCTTCAATACCTCAAAAACTTCCTTATATTTTTCAGCTATTCGACGCACTGTCGTTTTCAACTCAGACGAAGGTGGGGGGAAAACTTCTATGTCTATCTTTTCTCCCTTGAGGCTCAAAACGGCGAATGATCCATCAGCCACTCCCATTTCTTGTGCCATCTCTGAAGGAATATCCAAAACCCATCCTTTTTCTGACCTGTGCGGAATCAATACATTTTCCATGTTTTTCCTCCTTCAATCGTCCAGGGTAAACCAGTTTTCACAAAATCCGGCTGGCCAGTTCAAAGGCTCGATGATTGCCGCGCCACATCAATCGCTTTTTGGCTGATTCGTAATCCAACCACTCGTACTCGCTGTGTTCGTTCACGGCAAGCTGCACTTCGCGATGCGGCGACCGCGCAGTATAAGAATGTTCCCGGTTGAAAATCGGCGTTTTCATGCCTTTCTTCTGGTAAATCGGATCAATCATAAAGCTGTGAACATAGTCCAGCGGTGTGATTTGGAGTTCAAAGCCTGTCTCTTCAAAGACTTCGCGGCTGGCCGCTTCAAAGGGCGTTTCGTTGCGTTTGCGTTCGATAGTGCCGGTGACTGGCTGCCAGAAGCCTCCGCTTTCAGGGACACGGTGCAGCAATAAATATTCGACCTTGTTTTTGTGCCGATGGCCAATCACCACCTGGATGGATTCGTGCTCAATCGTCTTCGGCGTAATTGTCCGACCAAAAACCTCGCCGAAGTGCTTCAGAATCAAGGGTTCGACTTCTGAAAATTCGACGTCCCGGCCCAACACTTCGGCAATTGAAGTTACGCCTTTATCCCGAATGCCACAGGGCACGATCAGGTTAAAGTAATCGAGTGCCGTGTTGACGTTGAGTGCAAACCCGTGCGACGTTACCCAGCGGGAAATCCGCACCCCCATGGCCGCGATTTTTCGTGAACCAACCCACACTCCGGTCAGGCCGTCAATTCGGTCAGATTCAATCCCCAGTTCGGCCAGAGCGGCAATGATGACCTGCTCCAGGTCGCGCATATACCGCCGCACATCGCGCCGATCCGGGTTTAAGTCAACAATTGGATAGCCAACCAGTTGCCCTGGACCGTGAAACGTCACTTCTCCGCCCCGTCCAGTTTCGTGGACTTCGATTCCAGCCCCTTCCAGAAATGTCGGCGTGGCGACAATGTTCGTTTTGTCAGCGCCACGGCCCAGGGTCAGCACCGGCGGATGTTCCAGAAACACCAGGGCATCCGGGATTTTTCCTTCTTTACGGAGGTCAACCAGGACCTCCTGTAATCGTAATCCATCCACATAATCAACTTCCCCGAGCGACCAGACCAGGAGTTCACGGTCAGTTGCTGAAGGCGAAAATTGTTCGGTCATCTCAAACCCCTCTCGTACTCTTTTGAGATCAGCACTCATAATTCAGAAAAGGTAACACCAATTTGCAATAAACCCCTTGTATTAGGAAATGGTCAAATAGTTCAATCAAATAAACTTCGTGAACTACTGACTACTGACTACTGACTACAAACGGGTATAACTCAATGAAAAAATTGGGTTTCCCCGAACCCTGAACCCTGAACCCTGAACCCTGAACACAATCACTCAACCTGAAAACTAAAGACATTGGACAGTTGCCCGCCCGTGCCTTTGATCTGAATTGTGTTGGCTCCTTTGCGAAGACTCAACTTTTTCCTCCCGCCTTTTGCCGTAACCTGATTTTCAGTTGACCCTGGAAGCAACAATGATTCGGGGAGTTCGACCCCGTTGAC
Above is a window of Acidobacteriota bacterium DNA encoding:
- the hrpB gene encoding ATP-dependent helicase HrpB, with protein sequence MSISHLPIDDLAKHILSALDRVSNLILEAPPGAGKTTRVPALLMHHAINPTSSTQLLQPRALSPGFFQPDVFGQVLVLEPRRLAARMAARHVAEEQNCAVGSLVGYQVRFEDVTSPQTRLTFVTEGVFLRRLLTDPTLAGVSVVVLDEFHERHFQTDLAISLLKRLQQTTRPDLKIVVMSATLNSAPIAAFLGNCEVLRSEGKLFEVETQFARQADDRPLAEQVAGTLKTLAGDRGLDGDALVFLPGAAEIRKCRDACEPLAKLHNWLVLPLHGDLTPEEQDRAVRPAQQTKIILATNVAESSVTIDGVVTVIDSGLARVNKTSPWTGFSSLEVAKVSRASVIQRAGRAGRTRAGRCLRLFTRFDFEARPEQDLPEIKRIDLAETVLSLRALGIDPATLDWFDPPPEAALSAADTLLRQLGATDNENSLTETGQKMASLPLHPRFSRLLVETKRQGIASEGCILAALLGERDIRLDSRTQLHSSSQSRRGATSSSSDVLEQFDLFCEADRMRFVPDRVRMLGLDVGTVRRVERARQQLRRLITPGKNTGSASPPGNLDEALLKAVLVAFPDRVGRRRARNSKEFSQKVVLSSGSEGILAETSSVRQAEFLVAVQAENQAGKGVLIRVASAIEPEWLLEFFPDRISETEEMVFHPETQRVDVFSQMKFDQLVIDFSQLRNPNPEKVAAELARAALAAGLFRFVEQEKIERWLARVEFVRTAFPEKNFPTFSDEDLKAALGDLCHGLKSFAELRQIADDDSVGLLAQLRERLSGQQRDWVERFAPEFTSLSGRKRVKINYVPGQKPWVASRLQDFFGMQTGPMIGGGNIPVVLHLLAPSQRPVQVTTDLAGFWERHYPQIRRELCRRYPKHAWPEDPRLAPGSGFRFVNFRIPST
- a CDS encoding lysoplasmalogenase; translation: MSYTPQTLTSKLSIAILLSALAHLWCETIGPWYGILLFKPLTMVLIIWLAAQAESRVSAHYKRMIVIGLIFSLVGDILLIGKASELMFLLGLGSFLIAHLFYIAAFMPDASPLQPSGWNFPLLIYGISVGMIVYPRLGGMTVPVITYMAVIFFMAYQATNRCEFSDKEGRALAFIADSGFQLPGSGFRVPGSGFRVPGSGFRVPGSGFRVPGSGFRVFEQIAFSSVLSFPKTNKPCVFQRGKK
- a CDS encoding M61 family metallopeptidase; amino-acid sequence: MPNTRYCEPCPKEFLKTRNPEPGTRNPIFFLLLAVVLLLSSETAFAQKKAAAGKACSLTYRVGFSDLEAHLFDISIEIGNIREPAIEVAMPAWSPGRYAIYDFAKNVQEFTAQTRSGEVLPCGKIDKQTWRIQTRGARDLKVSYRVFGNDLSGTFSVVNRQHANYNGASVFAYVVNHKPDPVHLIIDPPAGWKVMNGAVDREGQHEFDFANYDLLIDTPTEISSELVVRSFEVDGKTYRVVMNQPGGVTGDVDTFVKQIEQIVRAQTATMGTPDYKHYTFLINFDPTGRASDGMEHLNSTQVCVSSTLETPYGRAEALETASHEFFHVWNVKRLRPVELGPWDYSREVHTRSLWIAEGLTSYYGDLFLGRSGVYSPEQMYQLFARQMSYFESLPGRKLMSVEQSSWDTWFIVGAPTRQETSLGRTSVNYYNKGEIVGLLLDLEIRGRTNGTKSLDDVFRSMFKAFYEQPATTYYLKGKGYRTEDFLTAVNKVTGTNFSDFFERYVSGVEPLDYNGVLKYVGLELITPVGSGGEWSFRDVDQPTPKQLWIRKGWLTGVVSQAVGK
- the lipB gene encoding lipoyl(octanoyl) transferase LipB; the encoded protein is MTEQFSPSATDRELLVWSLGEVDYVDGLRLQEVLVDLRKEGKIPDALVFLEHPPVLTLGRGADKTNIVATPTFLEGAGIEVHETGRGGEVTFHGPGQLVGYPIVDLNPDRRDVRRYMRDLEQVIIAALAELGIESDRIDGLTGVWVGSRKIAAMGVRISRWVTSHGFALNVNTALDYFNLIVPCGIRDKGVTSIAEVLGRDVEFSEVEPLILKHFGEVFGRTITPKTIEHESIQVVIGHRHKNKVEYLLLHRVPESGGFWQPVTGTIERKRNETPFEAASREVFEETGFELQITPLDYVHSFMIDPIYQKKGMKTPIFNREHSYTARSPHREVQLAVNEHSEYEWLDYESAKKRLMWRGNHRAFELASRIL